Sequence from the Pseudomonas sp. LS.1a genome:
CGTTCCTGCCTGTTCCTGTTCCATGCGCTGATTGGCCGTGGCGGTATCGGCGGCGGCTTCCAGCTGCTGATCAGGCAGCTGTACTCGGTGGGCGTGCTGTCGCTGGCGATCATCGTCGTGTCCGGCGTGTTCATCGGCATGGTGCTGGCGCTGCAGGGCTTCAGCATCCTGACCAAGTACGGCTCGGAGCAGGCGGTGGGGCAGATGGTCGCCCTGACCCTGTTGCGAGAGCTCGGCCCGGTGGTGACGGCGCTGCTGTTTGCCGGCCGTGCCGGTTCGGCGCTGACCGCCGAAATCGGCAACATGAAGTCGACCGAGCAGTTGTCGAGCCTGGAAATGATCGGCGTCGACCCGCTCAAGTACATCGTCGCGCCACGCCTGTGGGCCGGCTTCATCTCGCTGCCGTTGCTGGCGCTGATTTTCAGCGTGGTCGGCATCTGGGGTGGCTCGTGGGTGGCGGTGGACTGGCTGGGCGTCTACGAGGGCTCGTTCTGGGCCAACATGCAGAACAGTGTTTCGTTTACCGACGACGTGCTCAACGGGCTGATCAAGAGCCTGGTATTCGCCTTTGTCACGACCTGGATCGCCGTATTCCAGGGGTACGACTGTGAGCCCACCTCAGAAGGGATCAGCCGTGCCACCACCAAGACCGTGGTCTATGCCTCGTTGGCAGTGCTGGGTCTGGACTTTATTCTGACCG
This genomic interval carries:
- the mlaE gene encoding lipid asymmetry maintenance ABC transporter permease subunit MlaE translates to MRRKSLLERVRLLGRSAIDVLAVLGRSCLFLFHALIGRGGIGGGFQLLIRQLYSVGVLSLAIIVVSGVFIGMVLALQGFSILTKYGSEQAVGQMVALTLLRELGPVVTALLFAGRAGSALTAEIGNMKSTEQLSSLEMIGVDPLKYIVAPRLWAGFISLPLLALIFSVVGIWGGSWVAVDWLGVYEGSFWANMQNSVSFTDDVLNGLIKSLVFAFVTTWIAVFQGYDCEPTSEGISRATTKTVVYASLAVLGLDFILTALMFGDF